The DNA window GGGTGGAGCCGAGGGGACTCGAACCCCTGACCCCCACACTGCCAGTGTGGTGCGCTACCAGCTGCGCCACGGCCCCTTGCGGTCGTCCCCGGTCGCCCGGGCACGGAGAGAACTATACACACGCCGGTTGGCATGGTCATCTCGCGGGGGTCCCCGGCCGGTCGCTCAGTTCAGGGCCACATCCGGGGGGAAGTGGGCGACCGCCGCCATCATGCCGCCCTGCCGGCGCAGCACCATCGGCCAGAGGTCGTCCGGGCGGTCGACGAAGGCATCGCCGGGGAGGGCGTCGAGCACGAACCAGGACCCGTCCTCGATCTCCCGCTCCAGCTGCCCGGCGCCCCAGCCGGAGTAGCCGGCGAAGACCCGGATCCCGCCGACGGCGTCGCGCAGCTTCTCCGGGTCGACCGAGAGGTCGATGGTGCCCACCGCGCCGGACACCCGGTGGAAGCCCTTGACCGGCTTGATCGGGTGGCGCATCCGGGCCAGGCAGATCGCCGAGTCGGGCTGCACCGGGCCGCCCTCGAAGAGCACCGCGGGGTGCCGGGCCAGGTCGCTCCAGTCGCCTAGGACGTCGGCCACC is part of the Micromonospora halotolerans genome and encodes:
- a CDS encoding YqgE/AlgH family protein → MQGEGQAIGGRAMDSMTGRLLVATPALKDPNFDRTVVLLVAHEPGGALGVVLNRATEVPVADVLGDWSDLARHPAVLFEGGPVQPDSAICLARMRHPIKPVKGFHRVSGAVGTIDLSVDPEKLRDAVGGIRVFAGYSGWGAGQLEREIEDGSWFVLDALPGDAFVDRPDDLWPMVLRRQGGMMAAVAHFPPDVALN